The DNA segment AAGCGGGATCGTTCTTCTTATTTCCGGATCGACTCCGGCAGTGCCGATACGGATGGTCTGGCTGGAGAGATTTTTGCCTCTTCCGGTGGTGGAATTATCCCATTTTGTCGGGAGCATTCTGGGGCTGTGGCTATTGGTTTTGGCGCGAGGGCTTCAAAGGCGGATCGATGCCGCCTATCATTTGAGCCTTCTTCTTCTGGCGATCGGGATTGCGGTCTCATTACTTAAGGGTTTTGACTATGAAGAAGCCGCCATCCTATCAATAATGTTTCTGGCGCTGTTGCCGGCCAAATCATATTTCTACCGGAAATCGTCGCTGGTTTCACGTTATATGAGCCCCGGCTGGATCGCGGCGATTGTGGTATCGGTGGTGGCGACAATCTGGTTGTCTCTCTTTTCCTATAAGCATGTCCTCTATCAGCACGAATTATGGTGGCACTTCAGTTTCGCCGCCGATGCCCCGCGCTCGCTTCGGGCCGCCGCCGGTGTCCTCGCCGGGGGCTTGATCATCGCCCTGATATCACTCCTGCGCCCAGGCGTAAGGACACCGAATGTAGCCGTCGGCAAAGAACTCGATGATCTCGAGCCCATTGTCCGGTCTTCATCGACAACTACTTCCTTTCTGGCTCTTCTGGGAGACAAGTCGATTATTTTCAGTTCCAGCCGAAATTCGTTCATTATGTACGGTGTTACAGGGAGAAGCTGGGTGGCGATGGGGGACCCGGTCGGCAAAGTGCACGAATGCCGGGAACTGGCTTGGGAGTATCATGAAATGTGCGACCGCAACGGCGGCTGGACCGCCTTTTATCAAGTTCGGCCGGAAAATGCTTCCATATACCTTGATCTCGGCTTGAGTCTCCTTAAACTGGGGGAAGAAGCGCGGGTCCCGCTCGGCGATTTTTCGCTCGAGGGGCATATCAATAAACCGTTCCGCCACTGGCACCGCAAGCCGGAAAGCGAAGGATGTGCCTTTGAAATCGTTCCGGCTTCGCAAGTCGGCCTTATTCTACCCCGCTTGCGGGAAATCTCCGATACCTGGCTCTCTTTCAAAAACACCAGGGAGAAAAAATTCTCACTGGGATTCTTCCGGGAAGATTATCTGGTCCGTCAGCCTGTCGGCGTGGTGAAATTGAATGGCGATATTGTAGGGTTTGCCAATATTCTGGCCACCGACAACAAGGAGGAACTCTCCATCGACCTGATGCGCTATCTGCCTCAGGCCCCGTCCGGTGTCATGGATTATCTTTTTATTGAAATAATGCTTTGGGGACATAATGAAGGTTACAAATGGTTCAATCTCGGTATGGCGCCGTTATCGGGATTGGAGAGCCGCGCCGCGGCGCCATTCTGGAATCAATTGGCTTCGTTTNTATTCCGGCACGGGGAGCATTTTTACAACTTTCAGGGATTGCGAAGTTATAAAGAAAAGTATCGCCCGGTATGGGAGCCGCGTTATCTGGCTTCACCCGGCGGTCTGGCGGTTTTTAGAATATTGACCGGAACTGCCGCTATGATATCGGGCGGCTTTACAGGAGTAGTCAAGAAATGAAAAAAGTAGTATTACTAATTCTTTTGGCCGGGCTTACGGCCCAGGCCCAAGTCACAGTCGATTCTCTACAGTTTGGGCGGTTCGGCAAGGTGATGCTGTATAGTCAAACCGCCAAACCGTCCCGGGTTATCATTTTTGTTTCCGGCGATGGCGGCTGGAATCTGGGTGTGGTCGATATGGCTAAAGAAGTGGCCTCACAAAACGCGCTGGTGGCCGGGATCGATATTATTCATTACCTGAAGCAGTTGGATAATTCCCCCGAACCCTGCTCCTATCCCGCCGCCGATTTCGAGGCGCTCAGCCAGTATATGCAGAAAAAACTCGATCTGCCGGAATATATCATGCCGATTCTTATCGGTTATTCTTCCGGGGCCACGTTGGTTTATGCCATTCTGGCTCAAGCCCCGCCGAACACCTTTGCGGCCGCCATCAGCATGGGCTTCTGCCCTGATCTGCCGGTCACCAAGCCTTTCTGCAAGGGGAGCGGCTTGAGTTTCGAAAAAGGTCCGAAAGG comes from the Candidatus Zixiibacteriota bacterium genome and includes:
- a CDS encoding conserved membrane hypothetical protein (Evidence 4 : Unknown function but conserved in other organisms) translates to MSGKRVEILGSAIGIIFFTVALFVLRHALRGHHYHDIMMQLRSIPTPQVALAFLFTLLSYWALTLYDVLALRYIKHPLSYPKTAFTSFVTYSISHNLGFSLFTGGSIRLRLYSAWGLSTLEISYVLTFGIVTFWLGYLTTGAVAFLINPLSLPEQIRLPFDSTFPLGILFLVALIFYMFWIFQVRRPLKIKGWSLEIPPAWMTGSQVAVAVFDWMMAALALYVLLPPELGLSYTHVLGIYLVSQFAGLASNVPGGLGVFETVFILLAGIKSTTAALVGSLLAYRMVYYLLPLFAAAVSLGSYEFIRRKEHIKQLAIGVTRWVPSFMPYVLSVTVFISGIVLLISGSTPAVPIRMVWLERFLPLPVVELSHFVGSILGLWLLVLARGLQRRIDAAYHLSLLLLAIGIAVSLLKGFDYEEAAILSIMFLALLPAKSYFYRKSSLVSRYMSPGWIAAIVVSVVATIWLSLFSYKHVLYQHELWWHFSFAADAPRSLRAAAGVLAGGLIIALISLLRPGVRTPNVAVGKELDDLEPIVRSSSTTTSFLALLGDKSIIFSSSRNSFIMYGVTGRSWVAMGDPVGKVHECRELAWEYHEMCDRNGGWTAFYQVRPENASIYLDLGLSLLKLGEEARVPLGDFSLEGHINKPFRHWHRKPESEGCAFEIVPASQVGLILPRLREISDTWLSFKNTREKKFSLGFFREDYLVRQPVGVVKLNGDIVGFANILATDNKEELSIDLMRYLPQAPSGVMDYLFIEIMLWGHNEGYKWFNLGMAPLSGLESRAAAPFWNQLASFXFRHGEHFYNFQGLRSYKEKYRPVWEPRYLASPGGLAVFRILTGTAAMISGGFTGVVKK